Proteins encoded together in one candidate division KSB1 bacterium window:
- the dapF gene encoding diaminopimelate epimerase: protein MPLRFSKYHGLGNDFILLDCRDLSTPLTPERIRSLCHRHKGIGADGILVREASDVADQRMVLHNADGKPAEISGNGLRCFAMYVHERGEGNDGELSVETGGGVLRAWVRGERDVETTMPAPAALRQAWESGTRPKLVQLYAEGMPFSVLPVNVGNPHGVIFGPARDIPFAGKYGPSLEHDALFPEGANIQFAHLVSPIVVELVVWERGSGVTLACGSGSVATACAGCSAGLLRFDTPIAVKMPGGTLTITVGGGFAWIRQRGEVMKVYEGVCNL from the coding sequence ATGCCTCTGCGCTTTTCCAAGTACCACGGTCTGGGTAACGACTTCATTTTGTTGGATTGCCGTGACTTATCCACACCGTTGACACCGGAGCGGATTCGGTCGCTCTGTCATCGACATAAGGGCATCGGCGCGGATGGCATACTGGTTCGCGAGGCGTCGGATGTTGCGGACCAGCGGATGGTGTTGCACAACGCGGACGGCAAGCCTGCGGAGATTTCGGGGAACGGGCTGCGCTGTTTTGCGATGTACGTTCACGAGCGGGGCGAGGGCAACGACGGTGAGCTTTCGGTGGAAACAGGCGGGGGCGTGCTGCGGGCCTGGGTGCGCGGGGAGCGCGATGTGGAAACCACGATGCCGGCTCCGGCGGCGTTGCGGCAGGCGTGGGAGTCGGGAACGCGGCCGAAGTTGGTCCAGCTTTACGCGGAGGGCATGCCGTTTTCGGTGTTGCCGGTGAATGTGGGGAATCCGCACGGCGTGATTTTCGGTCCGGCGCGGGACATTCCGTTTGCGGGAAAGTACGGCCCATCGCTGGAGCACGACGCGCTGTTTCCCGAGGGTGCGAATATCCAGTTCGCGCATTTGGTCTCGCCGATCGTGGTCGAGTTAGTCGTGTGGGAGCGCGGCTCGGGCGTGACGCTGGCCTGTGGTTCGGGATCGGTGGCGACGGCCTGCGCGGGCTGTAGTGCCGGACTGCTGCGGTTTGACACGCCGATTGCCGTCAAGATGCCGGGCGGGACGCTGACAATTACGGTGGGTGGGGGCTTCGCCTGGATTCGGCAGCGGGGTGAGGTGATGAAGGTTTATGAAGGAGTATGCAATTTGTGA